The genomic DNA CAACGTCTTGCTCTTGGCGTCAGGAATCACCTGTGTGTATACCTTCCCGCCTCTTTTAAGAATTCCAAAAACAGGCACCTTGCCTGCGGCCCCTCGGCCCCGTTTGCCCTTCCGCTTTCCTCCGAAGTAACTTTCATCGACTTCAAATTCGCCAAAATCCATCCCTTCACCGGCCTCTTCTTCAGCTATGATTTCCCGGAGCCGATGAAAGTAAAAGGCGGCTGTTTTGACGTTCACTCCAACCAGATCAGCTGCACAGCGGGCAGTGGTGCCAGCTACAAAATGCTCAATCAATCGGAGCTGCTTTTTCTGACTCAAACGACTTTTTCGCATTGCCATACCGATAACCCAGAGGAGTTATCTGGTACAGCCCCTTCTTTTTTCGAGGAAAAACCGCTTGAGCAGGGTGGAGCATTCCTCTTCCATGACACCCTGGACAAACCACATGCGGTGGTTGGCAAAGGGCAGGGCGTGGCCCTGGAGGTTGGAGATCACGGCCCCGGCGCGGGGATCGAGT from Pseudodesulfovibrio aespoeensis Aspo-2 includes the following:
- a CDS encoding IS1595 family transposase, giving the protein MRKSRLSQKKQLRLIEHFVAGTTARCAADLVGVNVKTAAFYFHRLREIIAEEEAGEGMDFGEFEVDESYFGGKRKGKRGRGAAGKVPVFGILKRGGKVYTQVIPDAKSKTLLPIIRGKVQPDSIVYSDALYSYNVLDVSEFKHFRINHSRLFADKQNHINGIENFWNQAKRHMRKFNGIPTKNFPLFLKECEWRFNNTNPQRQFKQLKQWVKKHMG